Proteins encoded in a region of the Bacillus horti genome:
- a CDS encoding pseudouridine synthase — translation MRIDKLLANMGYGSRKEIKDIVRAGQVTVNGVVIKDVKQHVQVETDRVEYAGELIEYKEHVYFMLHKPQGVISATEDTRERTVIDLLQGRDKAFSVFPVGRLDKDTEGLLLLTNDGQLAHQLLSPKKHIPKLYFAHIEGTVTEEDKLAFADGVTLDDGYKTMPAELNILRSDSRSEIELTIMEGKFHQVKRMFLARGKKVTYLKRMAMGTLHLDGELLLGHYRELTNEELELLKKG, via the coding sequence GTGAGAATTGACAAGCTATTAGCGAATATGGGGTATGGGAGCAGGAAAGAAATTAAAGACATCGTCAGGGCTGGACAAGTTACGGTGAACGGAGTGGTGATTAAGGATGTTAAGCAGCATGTTCAGGTCGAGACGGACCGTGTGGAATATGCTGGGGAGCTTATTGAATATAAAGAGCATGTATACTTTATGCTACATAAGCCACAGGGAGTTATATCCGCCACTGAGGATACACGTGAGAGGACAGTCATTGATCTATTACAGGGGAGAGATAAAGCATTTTCTGTGTTCCCGGTTGGGAGGCTTGATAAAGATACGGAGGGGCTACTGTTACTAACTAATGATGGTCAGCTAGCTCATCAACTGCTTTCCCCCAAAAAACATATACCTAAGCTCTATTTTGCGCATATAGAAGGGACCGTAACGGAGGAGGATAAGCTTGCTTTTGCGGATGGTGTTACACTTGATGATGGATATAAAACGATGCCAGCAGAGCTTAACATTCTTCGATCAGATAGTCGCTCAGAAATCGAACTGACGATTATGGAAGGAAAGTTTCATCAGGTTAAAAGAATGTTCTTAGCTCGTGGCAAAAAAGTAACGTATCTAAAGAGAATGGCCATGGGTACGCTTCATTTGGATGGAGAACTTCTTCTAGGGCATTACAGGGAGTTGACTAATGAAGAACTTGAACTGTTGAAGAAGGGATAA
- a CDS encoding Cof-type HAD-IIB family hydrolase, translated as MNKSIKLIALDVDGTLLNDEHQVMPKTAEMIQKAQQSGVRVVLATGRGPRSCTHLVEALALKGPIIAHNGAVIYDPHTLEVSLEIGYSALELLPIIQYCRAKKIQFDLSTAFDMYIEGKTKEAEDLYVLFNVHPEIVSDSSQLKDQIVKCTLFGTPQQLDQALSDLQKLFPEWSILRSGDIFIDIIHPKATKGFGLIQVMQELDIQEEEVMAFGNYFNDIEMLKAAGIGVAMENSPDEVKSIADYVTGTNNEEGIAEFLQKYM; from the coding sequence GTGAACAAGAGTATTAAGCTTATTGCCTTAGATGTAGACGGAACGCTTTTAAATGATGAGCATCAGGTTATGCCAAAAACAGCAGAGATGATTCAGAAAGCTCAGCAAAGTGGAGTAAGAGTGGTATTGGCAACAGGTAGAGGACCTAGATCCTGTACACATCTTGTGGAGGCGCTAGCTTTAAAAGGACCAATTATCGCGCATAATGGAGCTGTTATTTATGACCCTCATACACTCGAGGTTTCCCTTGAAATTGGTTACAGTGCTTTGGAGCTATTACCCATTATTCAATATTGCCGAGCCAAAAAAATTCAGTTTGATTTAAGTACGGCATTTGATATGTACATTGAAGGTAAAACAAAGGAGGCTGAGGACCTTTACGTATTATTTAATGTTCATCCTGAGATTGTTTCAGATAGCTCTCAGCTTAAGGATCAAATTGTGAAATGTACTTTATTTGGGACGCCTCAGCAGCTGGATCAAGCTCTAAGCGATTTACAAAAGCTTTTTCCAGAGTGGAGCATTTTACGTAGTGGGGATATATTCATTGATATCATTCATCCTAAAGCAACCAAGGGCTTTGGTCTAATTCAGGTGATGCAGGAGCTTGACATACAAGAAGAAGAGGTTATGGCTTTTGGTAACTATTTTAATGATATAGAGATGCTTAAGGCTGCAGGAATAGGAGTAGCTATGGAGAATTCTCCTGATGAGGTGAAAAGTATTGCCGATTACGTGACGGGAACGAACAATGAGGAAGGTATAGCTGAGTTTTTGCAAAAATATATGTAA
- a CDS encoding RsmB/NOP family class I SAM-dependent RNA methyltransferase: protein MLLPESFAAKMQELLQEEYADFLASYSKPRYYGLRVNTLKWSVTEALDKLPLKLSPVDWVNEGFYYNEEDRPAKHPFYQAGLYYIQEPSAMAPGAVIPVKPGDRVLDMCAAPGGKSTQVAAKLGGSGLLVSNDINAERVKALMKNIDLSGIRNGLITNTTPEKLAQTFPQFFDCVLIDAPCSGEGMFRKNPEMIKDWEKGTIEQYALMQRDILDEAALMVRPGGVILYSTCTFAPEENEQQITSFLRKYPQFELEPIVDIPGFDRGKREWTGSIGQDYPLEHTVRLWPHRIEGEGHYLALMRRNESYVAKEGLPSNEADEKAGKSKLEKTGNFTLTKEEKRLVAEFEEQALTRRFLDIQDGDMISIKGHIYIKPKGLPLLHRLKVIKSGWYLGEVKKNRFEPSQPLALGLEETDVKRAVHFSADDEDLYRYLKGETIFRQGEKGWTLVTVAGFPLGWAKQVQDILKNAYPPGWRWLT, encoded by the coding sequence ATGCTATTACCAGAGTCGTTTGCAGCTAAAATGCAAGAGCTGCTTCAAGAAGAGTACGCAGACTTTTTGGCTTCGTACAGCAAGCCTAGATACTATGGGTTAAGGGTTAATACATTGAAATGGAGCGTGACGGAAGCACTTGATAAGCTACCTTTAAAGCTTTCACCTGTAGATTGGGTAAACGAAGGCTTTTATTATAACGAGGAGGACAGACCTGCCAAGCATCCTTTTTATCAAGCAGGCTTGTACTATATTCAAGAGCCTAGTGCTATGGCTCCAGGAGCAGTTATACCAGTAAAACCTGGAGATAGGGTGTTAGATATGTGTGCTGCTCCAGGAGGAAAGTCAACTCAGGTCGCTGCTAAGCTAGGCGGTTCAGGACTGTTAGTCAGCAATGACATTAATGCTGAGAGAGTGAAGGCATTAATGAAAAATATAGATCTTTCTGGAATTAGAAACGGACTGATAACGAATACAACGCCTGAAAAACTAGCACAGACGTTTCCACAGTTTTTTGATTGTGTATTAATTGACGCTCCTTGCTCAGGAGAAGGGATGTTTCGTAAAAATCCGGAAATGATAAAAGACTGGGAAAAAGGCACGATAGAACAGTATGCCTTAATGCAGAGGGATATTTTAGATGAAGCGGCATTAATGGTACGACCAGGAGGGGTGATCCTATACTCCACATGTACGTTCGCACCAGAGGAAAATGAGCAGCAAATCACATCCTTTTTGAGAAAATACCCTCAGTTTGAGTTAGAGCCGATTGTGGATATACCCGGGTTTGATAGAGGAAAAAGGGAATGGACAGGCTCGATAGGTCAGGATTATCCTTTGGAGCACACAGTGAGACTATGGCCACATCGGATTGAAGGAGAAGGGCATTACTTGGCTTTAATGAGAAGAAACGAGAGTTATGTAGCTAAAGAAGGATTACCTTCAAATGAAGCGGATGAAAAAGCAGGGAAATCAAAGCTTGAAAAAACGGGGAATTTTACTTTAACCAAAGAGGAGAAAAGGCTGGTAGCTGAGTTTGAGGAGCAGGCTTTAACCAGACGATTTTTGGATATTCAAGATGGAGATATGATTTCAATCAAGGGACACATTTACATTAAACCTAAAGGGCTACCTTTACTACATCGCTTAAAGGTCATTAAATCTGGCTGGTACCTTGGTGAAGTGAAGAAAAATCGCTTTGAGCCGAGTCAACCGTTAGCTTTGGGGCTAGAAGAAACGGACGTTAAACGTGCTGTACATTTCTCTGCTGATGATGAGGATCTTTATCGGTATTTAAAAGGGGAGACTATCTTCAGACAGGGAGAGAAGGGCTGGACATTAGTTACCGTTGCAGGATTTCCTTTAGGCTGGGCTAAGCAGGTACAGGATATTCTTAAGAATGCCTACCCACCAGGCTGGCGCTGGTTAACGTAA
- a CDS encoding ammonium transporter — translation MDLLFLMNSLWVVLAAILVILMQGGFILLEAGSTRMKNAGHIAGKTIFTFGIASIVFWAIGYGFIFGSGNLFIGLSDFFYSGYEIEGVGLSTPVFFLFQTAFATISLTIAFGGFAERAKLSAYVVFALLFSALVYPIVAHWIWGDGWLANLEKQDFAGSTVVHLTGAMAALAATLILKPRLGKYNKDGSPNALLGHNQVYTTLGVLVLWVGWFGFNAGSTTAVDDGFFGFVALNTNLAAAAGAVAALIISWIALGKSDVPTILNGALAGLVAITASCAFVAPWAALVIGLVGGVLVFYSMKLLDKLNIDDPIFAISVHGIAGIWGTLSTGFFATPELAALNGGLAGLFYGGGLTQLGVQALGVVTAGGYAFLVSFIILSIMKGAMKGLRVTEEEEIAGLDFSEHGTYGYPEQMEAQSSTTTPST, via the coding sequence ATGGACTTATTATTTTTAATGAACAGCTTATGGGTTGTCCTAGCTGCCATACTGGTTATTCTTATGCAAGGAGGGTTTATCCTTTTAGAAGCAGGGTCAACTCGAATGAAAAACGCAGGACATATCGCAGGTAAAACGATCTTTACCTTTGGTATTGCGTCAATCGTTTTCTGGGCGATAGGCTATGGCTTTATTTTCGGCTCAGGAAATTTGTTTATTGGTTTGTCTGACTTTTTTTATAGTGGCTATGAGATTGAAGGAGTCGGGCTTTCAACGCCAGTCTTTTTCCTCTTCCAAACGGCCTTTGCTACTATCTCATTGACCATTGCTTTTGGTGGTTTTGCTGAACGCGCCAAACTTTCAGCTTATGTTGTCTTCGCTTTATTATTTTCAGCGTTAGTTTATCCTATTGTAGCTCACTGGATTTGGGGAGATGGATGGTTAGCTAATCTTGAGAAGCAGGATTTTGCTGGTTCAACAGTTGTTCATTTAACTGGTGCTATGGCTGCTTTAGCTGCCACTTTAATTTTGAAGCCTCGCTTAGGGAAATACAACAAGGATGGTTCACCTAATGCCTTACTAGGTCATAACCAGGTATACACCACACTAGGTGTGCTTGTCCTTTGGGTTGGCTGGTTCGGCTTTAATGCTGGTAGTACGACAGCTGTAGATGATGGCTTCTTCGGCTTCGTTGCATTAAACACGAATTTAGCTGCTGCTGCAGGAGCTGTAGCTGCATTAATCATATCGTGGATCGCTTTAGGTAAATCAGATGTTCCCACTATACTAAACGGCGCTTTAGCAGGTCTTGTTGCTATTACTGCATCCTGTGCCTTTGTAGCCCCTTGGGCAGCACTTGTCATTGGTCTCGTTGGTGGAGTTCTTGTATTCTATAGCATGAAGCTGCTAGATAAGCTAAATATTGACGATCCGATCTTTGCCATTTCTGTTCATGGTATTGCTGGAATTTGGGGTACATTATCAACTGGCTTTTTCGCTACACCTGAGCTTGCCGCATTAAATGGAGGATTAGCTGGACTATTTTATGGTGGAGGTTTGACTCAGCTTGGTGTTCAAGCATTAGGTGTTGTGACAGCAGGTGGTTATGCTTTCTTAGTATCTTTCATTATTCTTTCAATCATGAAGGGAGCTATGAAAGGGCTTCGTGTTACGGAGGAGGAAGAGATTGCAGGACTTGACTTCAGTGAACACGGGACATATGGATACCCTGAGCAAATGGAAGCACAGTCTTCAACAACAACTCCTTCAACCTAA
- a CDS encoding S8 family peptidase yields MNRFIKLFFVLALMLSVVVPSAFAEVESKQEYLVQFKDSLDVGLLSSVGVQQDDILHQFQVLPVMHLTLTDRQVEELKKDPQIEAIEENHKAEAYQTVPWGITRVQSTTAQSNGYTGSGVRVAVLDTGIQANHPDLNVVGGYSVFTDSANNNPFVDSNGHGTHVAGTVAALNNTIGVLGAAPNANLYAVKVLNNSGGGSYAGIAQGIEWSILNNMKIINMSLGGPSPSTILENWCNTAYNRGILVVAAAGNSGNSAGTGNNVGYPAAYSSVIAVAATDSSNNRASFSSTGPAVEISAPGVSVYSTYGSSGYATLNGTSMASPHVAGVAAQVWQAKPHLSNVQLRQLLNVSAQPLGSTNHFGSGLVRAQTAIDW; encoded by the coding sequence ATGAATCGCTTTATCAAGTTATTTTTTGTACTAGCGTTGATGCTCAGTGTCGTAGTTCCGTCCGCTTTTGCAGAGGTAGAAAGCAAACAAGAGTATTTAGTGCAATTTAAGGATTCACTTGATGTAGGGCTTCTAAGTTCAGTCGGTGTTCAGCAGGATGACATTCTTCACCAATTCCAGGTTTTACCGGTCATGCATCTTACTCTAACAGATAGGCAGGTTGAAGAACTTAAGAAGGACCCTCAAATTGAAGCGATTGAGGAAAATCATAAGGCTGAGGCTTACCAAACTGTTCCTTGGGGAATCACACGTGTACAATCAACTACTGCTCAATCGAATGGCTACACAGGCAGTGGGGTTCGAGTAGCTGTTCTTGATACAGGGATTCAAGCAAATCATCCAGATTTAAATGTTGTTGGTGGATATTCTGTATTTACAGACTCAGCGAACAATAATCCATTTGTTGATTCAAATGGACACGGTACTCATGTAGCAGGTACAGTAGCTGCTCTAAATAATACGATTGGTGTACTTGGTGCAGCTCCAAACGCTAACCTTTACGCTGTAAAAGTGCTGAATAACTCTGGTGGAGGCTCTTATGCTGGAATAGCACAAGGGATTGAATGGTCTATACTTAACAACATGAAAATTATTAATATGAGTCTGGGTGGACCAAGCCCATCAACCATTCTTGAAAACTGGTGTAATACAGCTTACAATCGCGGTATTTTGGTTGTAGCGGCTGCTGGTAATAGTGGAAACTCTGCTGGAACAGGAAATAATGTTGGCTATCCGGCTGCATATAGCTCAGTAATTGCGGTTGCAGCAACGGACAGCAGTAATAATCGTGCTTCTTTCTCTAGTACTGGTCCTGCTGTAGAGATATCTGCTCCTGGAGTAAGTGTTTATAGCACGTATGGCTCAAGCGGGTATGCTACTCTTAACGGGACATCTATGGCATCACCACATGTAGCGGGTGTAGCCGCTCAGGTATGGCAAGCCAAGCCGCATTTATCTAATGTTCAGCTTAGACAGCTTTTAAATGTTTCTGCTCAGCCTTTAGGCTCTACTAACCATTTCGGAAGCGGACTTGTTAGAGCACAAACAGCAATCGATTGGTAA
- a CDS encoding DUF294 nucleotidyltransferase-like domain-containing protein, with amino-acid sequence MRDFIPKVDSQSYTALRSKREELLSSVSLNHDTLQSFHNELIGKALSIAIQTVEKESGPPPAPFTFFQMGSAGRQEQGVVSDQDHGLFFEGEGKIHQEYFLALGAEISNAMDEVGYDICDGKIMANHPTWCLSQEDWKKQLETWLEERDWASLRHLLIFFDSYPIQSLTADKSSENPIMPLKEMILERIQNDAPLFERLIQNTRRIKKYISPLGQFYTETHGPHYRSLNIKHAILFPFVHSVRLLAMKEHIIHVTSTKERLEELMELSELYATVLSPFYETYIEWLKWRAEWQLAHYPMDYDSSHYIPIDQLSSNQRKCLKKVVKSAYSLTKETSKILAKGEA; translated from the coding sequence ATGAGAGATTTCATACCCAAAGTAGATTCTCAAAGCTATACTGCTTTAAGAAGTAAGCGTGAGGAGCTATTAAGCTCAGTAAGTCTTAATCATGATACACTACAATCCTTTCATAATGAACTAATAGGCAAAGCCTTGAGCATAGCTATACAAACTGTGGAGAAGGAGTCGGGTCCCCCCCCTGCTCCTTTTACCTTTTTTCAGATGGGCAGTGCCGGAAGACAGGAACAGGGTGTCGTTAGTGATCAGGATCATGGTTTATTTTTTGAAGGAGAAGGTAAGATTCATCAAGAGTATTTTCTAGCTCTTGGAGCAGAAATTTCGAACGCGATGGACGAGGTTGGCTATGATATATGTGATGGTAAAATTATGGCCAATCATCCAACATGGTGCTTGTCCCAAGAGGATTGGAAAAAGCAGCTCGAAACATGGCTGGAAGAACGAGATTGGGCATCCCTACGACATTTGCTTATTTTTTTTGATAGCTACCCTATTCAAAGCTTAACTGCTGACAAATCATCTGAAAACCCTATAATGCCTTTAAAAGAAATGATTCTTGAAAGGATACAGAATGATGCACCCCTTTTTGAAAGACTAATTCAGAATACAAGACGGATTAAAAAATACATCAGTCCCTTAGGTCAATTTTATACAGAAACACATGGACCACATTATCGTTCTTTAAATATAAAGCATGCGATTCTTTTCCCTTTTGTTCATTCCGTGCGTCTGCTAGCTATGAAGGAGCATATTATTCATGTTACCTCGACAAAGGAACGCTTAGAGGAACTCATGGAGCTTTCTGAACTCTATGCGACAGTCTTATCCCCTTTCTACGAGACGTATATAGAATGGCTAAAATGGAGAGCTGAGTGGCAGCTTGCCCATTATCCTATGGATTACGACAGCAGTCATTATATACCGATAGATCAGCTTTCCTCTAATCAAAGAAAATGTCTAAAAAAAGTGGTAAAAAGTGCCTACAGCCTTACCAAAGAAACATCTAAGATTCTAGCAAAAGGAGAAGCATAA
- a CDS encoding gamma-glutamyl-gamma-aminobutyrate hydrolase family protein → MRKPLIGLTASFEQPNRIFITRHYSDWIERVGGLPVIVPYTNDVQQLKEYTTLLDGLLLSGGGDIDPTLFQEEPHPQLGSILPERDTLEIVLAQEMLRLDLPILAICRGIQILNIAAGGTMYQDLQGQYNGELIQHQQKAPTSHVSHTVDVLPESKLADLLQTTQLKTNSFHHQAVKDPAPHFKATAYSRDGVIEAIESDAHQFVLGVQWHPECMPKEHASSERIFTQFVQACSSKIRV, encoded by the coding sequence ATGAGAAAGCCCTTAATTGGTTTAACAGCTTCATTTGAACAACCTAATCGAATTTTTATCACCAGACATTACTCAGATTGGATAGAACGTGTAGGTGGACTTCCTGTTATTGTTCCCTATACAAATGATGTACAGCAGTTAAAGGAATATACAACCTTATTAGACGGTTTGCTGCTTTCAGGAGGAGGAGATATAGATCCAACCCTTTTTCAAGAGGAACCTCATCCACAGCTAGGCTCTATTCTTCCAGAAAGGGATACTCTAGAGATTGTTTTAGCCCAAGAAATGCTTAGACTTGACCTTCCTATTTTAGCGATTTGTAGAGGAATTCAAATTCTGAATATAGCTGCTGGCGGAACTATGTACCAGGATCTTCAAGGTCAATATAATGGAGAGCTTATCCAACATCAGCAGAAGGCTCCGACCTCGCATGTCAGTCACACCGTTGACGTGTTACCTGAAAGTAAGCTTGCTGATTTACTACAGACAACACAGCTCAAGACAAACAGCTTTCATCACCAGGCTGTTAAAGACCCTGCTCCACATTTTAAAGCAACTGCTTATTCACGTGACGGAGTTATCGAGGCGATAGAAAGCGATGCTCATCAATTTGTTTTGGGTGTACAATGGCACCCAGAGTGTATGCCTAAAGAGCATGCTTCATCAGAACGAATTTTTACGCAGTTCGTTCAAGCTTGCTCTAGCAAAATCAGAGTGTAA
- a CDS encoding MerR family transcriptional regulator: MSTYKEKKVITIGIVSELTGLSERRIRYYEERKLIFPDRSKGGTRKYSFTDIEKLMNIANHMEDGLQTYEIRKIQEKEEKEVRDQMIRGQLNAHFNMRK, translated from the coding sequence ATGTCCACATACAAGGAAAAGAAGGTTATCACGATTGGAATTGTCAGTGAGCTAACAGGTTTATCAGAAAGGCGGATACGGTATTATGAAGAAAGGAAGCTTATCTTTCCTGATCGTTCAAAGGGAGGCACAAGAAAGTATTCCTTTACTGACATTGAAAAGCTAATGAATATCGCTAATCATATGGAAGATGGACTACAAACGTATGAAATAAGAAAAATTCAAGAAAAGGAAGAAAAAGAAGTGCGTGACCAAATGATACGAGGTCAGCTAAATGCTCATTTCAACATGAGAAAATAA
- a CDS encoding helix-turn-helix transcriptional regulator, translating into MIGQRIFFFRKSKGMTQEQLAKGICSISHLSKIENGHEAPSQDIITHLCHRLGINIEDVDSKEELEQITQLLEEWYGLMVNKERNEAKNIYPKIQEKMEHVQDPTVLLRYKLYYIRFCLMRAEYEEAEEKVKEFSQYEKSVSKELLYLFYFLQGILTYSKGEYSESLTFLKKAEEIAEKLRLIEAELYYMLALAHIQLHDITFSINFASQALELFQQNFQINRCLECEVLIGINNLRLRNYNVAEKHFLSALKVAKSLKYTELIYMNYHNLGYLHQKMNSSKAIHYFHECLKYFHSNEDEIGLKEEKYCQTSFSLAKEYYNLNDFKQMLEWVEKGEHMAFVHDLTTYILHFKVLRFRIEEQEDPIKESILKDEVIPYFVDKKLWIYVADYAQMLADIYYANHKYKSASQYYQLVIQANRNVLKF; encoded by the coding sequence ATGATAGGCCAAAGAATATTTTTTTTCCGTAAATCAAAAGGAATGACACAAGAGCAGTTAGCCAAAGGCATCTGTTCTATTTCACATTTGAGTAAAATTGAAAATGGACATGAAGCTCCAAGTCAAGACATCATTACTCATCTCTGTCATCGATTAGGAATAAACATTGAAGACGTAGATTCAAAAGAAGAGCTAGAGCAGATCACTCAGCTGCTTGAGGAATGGTATGGCTTAATGGTAAATAAAGAGCGAAATGAGGCCAAAAATATCTACCCTAAGATTCAAGAGAAAATGGAACATGTCCAAGATCCTACTGTTCTACTAAGGTACAAGCTCTATTATATTCGTTTTTGCCTCATGAGAGCGGAATACGAAGAAGCTGAGGAAAAAGTAAAAGAGTTCAGCCAATACGAAAAAAGTGTAAGTAAGGAGCTCCTGTATCTATTTTATTTTTTACAAGGAATACTGACTTATAGTAAGGGAGAGTATTCTGAGTCCCTCACTTTTCTTAAAAAGGCAGAGGAAATTGCAGAGAAGTTAAGACTTATTGAAGCAGAGCTATACTATATGCTTGCATTAGCCCACATTCAGTTGCATGATATCACCTTTTCAATCAATTTTGCTAGTCAGGCTCTAGAGCTTTTTCAACAGAACTTTCAAATTAATCGTTGCTTGGAATGCGAGGTTTTAATCGGAATTAATAATTTAAGACTAAGGAATTATAACGTAGCAGAGAAGCATTTCCTCAGTGCTTTAAAGGTGGCCAAATCGTTAAAGTATACTGAGTTAATTTATATGAATTACCATAACTTAGGCTACTTACATCAAAAAATGAATAGCAGTAAAGCCATTCACTACTTTCATGAGTGCTTAAAATACTTTCACTCCAATGAAGATGAAATAGGTCTAAAAGAGGAAAAATATTGCCAAACTAGCTTTTCTTTGGCGAAGGAATATTATAACTTAAATGATTTTAAACAAATGCTAGAATGGGTTGAAAAAGGGGAGCATATGGCTTTTGTTCATGATCTTACGACCTATATCTTGCACTTCAAGGTGTTACGCTTCCGCATTGAAGAACAAGAGGATCCAATAAAAGAGTCCATTCTAAAGGATGAGGTTATTCCTTACTTTGTTGATAAAAAACTGTGGATTTATGTAGCCGATTACGCCCAAATGCTTGCAGATATTTACTATGCTAACCATAAATACAAAAGCGCTAGTCAATACTATCAACTAGTGATTCAAGCTAATCGAAACGTATTAAAGTTTTAG
- a CDS encoding CotD family spore coat protein, producing the protein MKRNSSRLEQSTPSPTPAPMAPISQGVPQQQFFPQAQAQAPVAGAPFPQGAPTTVAPVRRVVHPARVVERHSVIRYPIENIYPTHVRNVRHHVCEYFCEYPVSESTEDCQHTVDHCCPPPPYGRR; encoded by the coding sequence GTGAAGAGAAATTCGAGCAGACTAGAGCAGAGTACTCCAAGCCCTACACCTGCACCTATGGCGCCCATTAGTCAAGGAGTACCGCAGCAGCAGTTCTTCCCTCAAGCTCAAGCTCAAGCCCCTGTTGCAGGAGCGCCATTCCCTCAGGGAGCTCCAACTACTGTAGCTCCAGTACGTCGAGTGGTGCATCCAGCAAGGGTAGTAGAAAGACATTCTGTGATCCGTTATCCTATTGAGAACATTTATCCTACACACGTAAGAAATGTACGTCATCATGTATGCGAATATTTCTGCGAATACCCGGTGTCTGAAAGCACAGAGGATTGTCAACACACAGTGGATCATTGCTGCCCACCACCACCTTACGGAAGAAGATAG